In Triticum urartu cultivar G1812 chromosome 6, Tu2.1, whole genome shotgun sequence, the following proteins share a genomic window:
- the LOC125512202 gene encoding B-box zinc finger protein 20-like, with protein sequence MLSAPDRLPAVVYKRAALHVYLPRIDPSSILAKPPCTVATRTAGDPSPAQTIDPHLGRRARAREGEIDRSRVPTSTMKVQCDVCAADAASVFCCADEAALCDACDRRVHRANKLAGKHRRFSLLNPSPSQMPPPLCDICQEKRGFLFCKEDRAILCRECDVSVHTASELSMRHARFLLTGVRVSSEPAASPAPPPSEEENTSSHCCSGDDDAHGASSGSSISEYLTKTLPGWHVEDFLVDDATAAAAAAAAASAGFSSGGSYQGVAPNFAVHDAGYPAGWMRQEHWVPQMYTELAGGKRSRTSAASPHW encoded by the exons ATGCTTAGCGCCCCGGATCGCCTCCCGGCGGTGGTATATAAACGCGCGGCCCTTCACGTTTATCTTCCACGCATCGATCCATCTAGCATTCTAGCTAAGCCGCCGTGTACAGTTGCAACACGCACTGCGGGCGATCCATCGCCAGCCCAGACCATTGACCCGCATCTCGGGCGACGCGCGCGAGCAAGGGAGGGGGAGATCGATCGATCGAGAGTTCCGACATCGACCATGAAGGTGCAGTGCGACGTGTGCGCGGCCGACGCGGCCTCCGTCTTCTGCTGCGCCGACGAGGCCGCGCTCTGCGACGCCTGCGACCGCCGCGTGCACCGCGCCAACAAGCTCGCCGGCAAGCACCGCCGCTTCTCGCTGCTCAACCCGTCGCCGTCGCAGATGCCGCCGCCGCTCTGCGACATCTGCCAG GAGAAGAGGGGCTTCTTGTTCTGCAAGGAGGACAGGGCGATCCTGTGCCGGGAGTGCGACGTGTCGGTGCACACGGCCAGCGAGCTCAGCATGCGCCACGCCCGCTTCCTGCTCACCGGCGTGCGGGTCTCCTCGGAGCCGGCCGCCTCCCCCGCGCCCCCGCCGTCGGAGGAGGAGAACACGAGCAGCCACTGCTGCAGCGGCGACGACGACGCGCACGGCGCCAGCAGCGGCAGCAGCATCTCCGAGTACCTCACCAAGACGTTGCCCGGGTGGCACGTGGAGGACTTTCTGGTCGACGACGCCACCgcggcggccgccgccgccgccgccgcttccgcCGGCTTCTCTTCAGGCGGATCGTATCAG GGAGTAGCTCCCAATTTCGCGGTGCACGACGCTGGCTACCCGGCGGGGTGGATGAGGCAGGAGCATTGGGTGCCGCAGATGTACACGGAGCTGGCCGGCGGCAAGAGATCCCGGACTTCGGCTGCCAGTCCGCACTGGTGA